The nucleotide sequence GATTACAATCGGTTCGTTGCGGTGATGGTGCTGGTGCCGCCGCAAACCATTCCTGAACGATCGACTGAAACGACGACAGCGTCTGAGTGCGCTTGAGTTTTTTAAACAATTTATGACCCTGATCAAAATTACGGGAGAAATAAGACCAGAATTCCTTCATTTTTCCAAGAACAGGGGAGGGTGCTTGCTGCGCCCATACGAGGTATTCATGGAGGAGCGTCTGGTAGAAATCATATAGCATCTGTCTGCGCTGGTTCCAGCCGGGAAAGGCACCGGGCTGCTTGATATCGCCAGCTAAAAAGGGATCGATGATGAGACCCCGTCCGACCATCCATCGGTTGATTTGTGGAAACCGCACACGAAGCCGTTGAAAATCATTCACCGAACAAATATCTCCATTATACACCAGGGGATGCGATATCAGCGGCATGCATGCAGCAAATGCCTCGATATCGGCGCGGCCCTCATACATTTGACCGGCGGTACGCGGATGAATGATTACTTCTTTAAGAGGATACTGGTTAAACAAGGGAAGCAAGGGAAGCAATTCCTGATTGGATTTGTATCCCAGGCGAACTTTTACCGACCACTCGTTGGGGTATTTGGAACAAACGACGTCCAGGACATCGCGAATCATATCAGGATGAGGAAGGAGGCCGGAGCCACGCCGTTTTTTGGCGACCTGCGGCCAGGGACAGCCGAGATTCCAGTTGCATTCACGATAGCCCAGATCATGGATGGCATCTAATAACGCGAGAATATCGTGCGGATTATTTCCAATAATTTGAGGGACAAGCGTCGTGTCCCCCAGCTCGTTTCGTTCGGGAAGAATATCTTGCAGCAGTTTCCCCGTTCCTTTATGTCCCTTGATGGTCGGAATGAAAGGGGCGATGATTTTATCCAGTCCAGTGAAATGACGATGATGGGCATTTCGGTACACCACCGGATTCAAACCGCGCATGGGTGCAAGAATCAAAGATAGAGGCTCTTGTCGGGAGATAGATGCAGTCATGTGAAGCGAATCACTTTCTTAAAAACGGCGGTCACCCAGAACAGATGACCGCCGCAGCGAGAGAGAAAATCGGATGTACGCTACGTGGATTATGCTTTTTTAGCCACCGCTGCAGCCAGTGCCTTTTTCTTGTCACGACGACGCGACCACAGCTGCTGTACAATGACCGACGACTGATTTGTGGTCCAGTACAGAACCAGTCCAGAAGGCATCGTATAGAAGAAGAACAAGAAGATCACCGGCATCCACTGCATCATTTTTGCCTGTTGCGGATCGCCTGCTGACGGTGTGAGTTTCTGCTGAATGAACTGTGTGACCACCATGATCAGCGGTAAAATATTCAGCGGAATGGGCAATACGCCTGCCAGCAGATTTTCTGGCTGACTCAAATCCTGAACCCAGAGAAAATGGGCGAATCGCAATTCAATCGCATTACGCAACACCACAAACAGGGCGATGAATACAGGGATCTGAACGACCATAGGCAGGCAACCGCCCATCGGGCTGACCTTATGCTCTTTATACAGTGCCATGGTAGCTTTCTGCAATTTCTGAGGATTATCCTTAAATTTATCGCGCAACGCCTTAATTTGCGGTTGCAGCTGGGACATTTTTTTCATGCTCTCCGTGCTTTTATGCGTAATCGGCCAGAAGACGATACGAATGACCAATGTAACCAAAATAATGGCCACCCCGTAATTGTGCGGCCAGACATAGTTGTAGCACTGGTTGAGCAACCACAGGATCGAGACTTTGACCGGTACCATGAAGAAATTGAAATAGCTGAAGATCGACGTGGAGGCAAACTCCATTACCTGATCCTGATCTTGACCCAGCTGGGCAAGAATTTCATATTTTTTGGGGCCCACATAGAAGTTGATTTCCTGCTGCATGGTCTTGCCCGGCTCCAGATAGATAGGAGCAAAATAGCCGCCGGCAGAGATTTCGTTCACATCCTGCATTTTTGTAGATGTTCCGGGGGTCATCTCATTGGGTGCCAGTTGACGGGATGCAGACAGGTCAAAGCCTGAGAACCCCTGAGCCGTCTGTAGAATTTCAACGAAATATTTATTCTTCGCGGCCACCC is from Spartobacteria bacterium and encodes:
- a CDS encoding membrane protein insertase YidC, which translates into the protein MILRFHSIRIYIMDKKQLPFIIVVLALAFSWPFIDRKIIKPFFPDPPVIEQTGMSGGALDADASAMPENTALQAAPATAPSVSETTLAAMPKKSQEVVVPGRPEQLVTLQNDHVKLTLSSYGASVLNATLLNYPETNAPGSTPVFLDFSDQPALRYSYLSGLSGGIDYDVQVVSEGSSVRFSRTNTEGLELIRTITLSNEYSLQIVDSFANKGSAVISNGTYNIQMGSLQKLPGKAVKGYYSLGVDAMPQLAAQCEYYAQDIPDMFKDAYKATGVYPLSINQKFANSVEWVAAKNKYFVEILQTAQGFSGFDLSASRQLAPNEMTPGTSTKMQDVNEISAGGYFAPIYLEPGKTMQQEINFYVGPKKYEILAQLGQDQDQVMEFASTSIFSYFNFFMVPVKVSILWLLNQCYNYVWPHNYGVAIILVTLVIRIVFWPITHKSTESMKKMSQLQPQIKALRDKFKDNPQKLQKATMALYKEHKVSPMGGCLPMVVQIPVFIALFVVLRNAIELRFAHFLWVQDLSQPENLLAGVLPIPLNILPLIMVVTQFIQQKLTPSAGDPQQAKMMQWMPVIFLFFFYTMPSGLVLYWTTNQSSVIVQQLWSRRRDKKKALAAAVAKKA
- a CDS encoding tRNA-dihydrouridine synthase family protein; this encodes MTASISRQEPLSLILAPMRGLNPVVYRNAHHRHFTGLDKIIAPFIPTIKGHKGTGKLLQDILPERNELGDTTLVPQIIGNNPHDILALLDAIHDLGYRECNWNLGCPWPQVAKKRRGSGLLPHPDMIRDVLDVVCSKYPNEWSVKVRLGYKSNQELLPLLPLFNQYPLKEVIIHPRTAGQMYEGRADIEAFAACMPLISHPLVYNGDICSVNDFQRLRVRFPQINRWMVGRGLIIDPFLAGDIKQPGAFPGWNQRRQMLYDFYQTLLHEYLVWAQQAPSPVLGKMKEFWSYFSRNFDQGHKLFKKLKRTQTLSSFQSIVQEWFAAAPAPSPQRTDCNPLK